From a single Falco peregrinus isolate bFalPer1 chromosome 10, bFalPer1.pri, whole genome shotgun sequence genomic region:
- the GADD45A gene encoding growth arrest and DNA damage-inducible protein GADD45 alpha produces MPGGRLCAAEAAAAAARRERPAAAAAPRRGCTMTLAELPGDHRAAGRMEQAGDALEEVLSKALSQRSLTLGVYEAAKLLNVDPDNVVLCLLAADEEEEAADAALQIHFTLLQAFCCENDINILRVSNPARLAQLLLPAAGPEPPADLHCVLVTNPHASPWKDPALSQLMCFCRESRYMDQWVPVINLPER; encoded by the exons ATGCCCGGGGGGCGCCTTTGTGCCgcagaggcggcggcggcggcggcgcggcgggagcgACCGGCAGCAGCGGCGGCCCCTCGGCGCGGCTGCACTATGACTCTGGCGGAGCTGCCCGGGGACCACCGCGCCGCCGGGAG GATGGAGCAGGCGGGGGACGCGCTGGAGGAGGTGCTGAGCAAGGCGCTGAGCCAGCGGAGCCTCACCCTCGGCGTCTACGAGGCCGCCAAGCTGCTCAACGT GGACCCGGACAACGtggtgctgtgcctgctggcGGCcgacgaggaggaggaggcggcggacGCGGCCCTGCAGATCCACTTCACGCTGCTGCAGGCCTTCTGCTGCGAGAACGACATCAACATCCTGCGCGTCAGCAACCCGGCGCGCCTGgcgcagctgctgctgcccgccgccggccccgagCCGCCCGCTGACCTGCACTGCGTGCTCGTCACG AACCCCCACGCCTCGCCGTGGAAGGATCCAGCGCTGAGTCAGCTGATGTGCTTCTGCCGGGAGAGTCGCTACATGGATCAGTGGGTGCCAGTGATCAACCTCCCCGAGCGGTGa
- the GNG12 gene encoding guanine nucleotide-binding protein G(I)/G(S)/G(O) subunit gamma-12, with protein sequence MSGKTASTTNNIAQARRTVQQLRIEASIERIKVSKASADLMLYCEEHAKKDPLLMGIPASENPFKDKKTCILL encoded by the exons ATGTCTGGCAAAACGGCGAGCACGACCAACAACATAGCTCAGGCCCGAAGGACTGTCCAGCAGTTAAGAATAGAAGCCTCAATAGAAAGAATAAAG GTGTCAAAAGCATCAGCAGACCTAATGCTCTACTGTGAAGAACATGCCAAGAAAGATCCGTTGCTAATGGGCATACCTGCTTCTGAGAACCCTTTCAAGGACAAGAAGACTTGCATTTTGTTATAG